One part of the Rudaeicoccus suwonensis genome encodes these proteins:
- a CDS encoding DEAD/DEAH box helicase, with product MNLYDRLPPTPDPDRLFAEFGGWVNDRGLTLYPHQEEAVIELLSGANVILATPTGSGKSLVATAAHFAALADDRVSFYTAPIKALVSEKFFALCEIFGADNVGMLTGDASVNADAPVICCTAEVLANIALREGRSADVGLVIMDEFHFYSEPERGWAWQVPLLELPQAQFLLMSATLGDVSLFEQELTVRTGRPTATVATAERPVPLSFTWSMTPLHETIEELLQTRQAPVYVVHFTQAAALEQAQALMSINMLSKPDKERISEVIAGFRFSAGFGKTLNRLVRHGIGVHHAGMLPKYRRLVETLAQDGLLKVVCGTDTLGVGINVPIRTVLFTGLTKFDGSRQRLLKAREFHQIAGRAGRAGFDTSGSVVVQAPDHLIENARAVAKAGDDPKRLRKVQRKKPPEGFVNYSEETFERLVAAEPEALQSRMRITHSMLLNLIAREGDPYVAIRDLVRGNHEDERRRRRLARRAITLSRELLTAGVVERLPEPMADGRQVRLISDLQSGFALNQPLAPFALAVLDLLDPESETYTLDVVSVIEAILEDPRPILLAQRRKVRGEAIAEMKADGIEYDERMELLEDISWPQPLAELLEAAFETYRSRQPWVVEDALSPKSVVREMYSNAWSFGDLVKQYDVARSEGIVLRYLTDAYRTLRQTVPESQKNEELNDLVEWLGEVIRQTDSSLLDEWEELANPTLHEEVTAAPKAPRPITANAKAFRVQVRNGMFRRLQCAARRDIVALAAIERDVAASTEPPTEVVMDENAWHEDLSAYFADHDEIQTGARARGAAYLRITEGKGKWEVRQVIDDPADDRDWGIDAEVDLRASDAAGQAVIVVLGLNRMD from the coding sequence ATGAACCTCTACGACCGCCTGCCGCCCACCCCCGACCCCGACCGGCTGTTCGCCGAATTCGGTGGTTGGGTGAACGACCGTGGGCTGACGCTCTACCCGCACCAGGAGGAAGCAGTCATTGAGCTGCTCAGCGGCGCGAACGTCATCCTGGCTACGCCCACCGGGTCAGGCAAGTCACTGGTCGCGACAGCAGCGCACTTCGCGGCACTCGCCGACGACCGCGTCAGTTTCTACACTGCGCCGATCAAAGCGCTGGTGTCGGAGAAATTCTTTGCGCTGTGCGAGATCTTCGGCGCGGACAACGTCGGAATGCTGACCGGTGACGCGTCGGTGAACGCGGACGCGCCGGTCATCTGCTGCACGGCGGAGGTACTGGCCAACATCGCGCTGCGCGAAGGCCGTAGCGCCGACGTCGGCCTGGTGATCATGGACGAGTTCCACTTCTACTCCGAACCCGAACGCGGCTGGGCCTGGCAGGTGCCGCTGTTGGAATTGCCACAAGCTCAATTCCTTTTGATGTCAGCAACTTTGGGTGATGTCAGCCTGTTCGAGCAAGAGCTGACCGTTCGCACCGGTCGCCCGACCGCGACTGTCGCGACCGCCGAGCGACCCGTACCGTTGAGCTTCACCTGGTCCATGACGCCATTGCACGAGACGATCGAAGAACTGCTGCAAACCCGTCAGGCGCCGGTGTATGTCGTCCACTTCACCCAGGCCGCTGCCCTCGAGCAGGCGCAGGCGCTGATGAGCATCAACATGCTGAGCAAGCCGGACAAGGAGCGCATCAGCGAGGTGATCGCTGGATTCCGCTTCTCGGCAGGCTTCGGCAAAACGCTGAATCGCTTGGTGCGCCACGGAATCGGCGTGCATCACGCGGGCATGCTGCCCAAGTACCGCAGGCTCGTCGAAACTCTTGCGCAGGACGGTCTGCTCAAGGTGGTGTGTGGCACCGACACTCTCGGTGTCGGAATCAATGTGCCGATCCGCACTGTGCTGTTCACCGGCCTCACCAAGTTCGACGGTAGCCGGCAACGACTGCTCAAGGCGCGCGAGTTCCATCAGATCGCCGGGCGGGCCGGGCGGGCCGGCTTCGACACGAGCGGGTCGGTCGTCGTGCAGGCGCCGGACCACCTGATCGAGAACGCCCGCGCGGTAGCCAAAGCTGGCGACGACCCCAAGAGGCTACGCAAGGTGCAGCGCAAGAAGCCGCCGGAGGGCTTCGTCAACTACAGCGAGGAAACCTTCGAGCGCCTGGTCGCCGCAGAGCCGGAGGCGCTGCAGTCGCGGATGCGCATCACTCACTCGATGTTGCTGAATCTCATTGCGCGAGAAGGCGACCCGTATGTCGCCATACGTGATCTGGTGCGTGGCAACCATGAGGACGAACGCCGCCGCCGCCGACTGGCGCGACGTGCCATCACGCTGTCACGCGAGTTGCTGACCGCAGGCGTCGTGGAGCGGCTGCCGGAACCGATGGCGGACGGCCGGCAGGTGCGCCTGATCAGCGATCTGCAGTCGGGATTCGCGCTCAACCAACCGCTTGCGCCGTTCGCGCTCGCGGTGCTTGACCTGCTGGATCCGGAGTCCGAGACCTATACCCTCGACGTGGTATCGGTCATCGAGGCGATCCTGGAGGACCCGCGACCGATCCTGCTCGCACAACGGCGCAAAGTGCGCGGCGAGGCGATCGCCGAGATGAAGGCCGACGGCATCGAATACGACGAGCGGATGGAGCTGCTGGAGGACATCAGCTGGCCCCAGCCGCTCGCCGAGTTGCTGGAGGCGGCCTTCGAGACCTACCGCAGCCGTCAGCCCTGGGTTGTCGAGGATGCCCTCTCGCCGAAGTCTGTCGTACGCGAAATGTATTCCAATGCATGGAGTTTCGGAGATCTGGTCAAGCAGTATGACGTTGCGCGGTCCGAGGGCATCGTGCTGCGCTACCTCACCGACGCCTATCGCACGCTGCGACAGACGGTGCCGGAGAGTCAGAAGAATGAGGAGCTGAACGATCTCGTCGAGTGGCTCGGCGAGGTCATCCGCCAGACCGACTCCAGCCTGCTCGACGAGTGGGAAGAACTCGCCAACCCGACACTTCACGAAGAAGTCACAGCTGCCCCCAAGGCGCCTCGACCGATCACGGCCAACGCCAAGGCGTTCCGGGTGCAGGTGCGCAATGGGATGTTCCGCCGTCTGCAATGTGCGGCGCGTCGAGACATCGTCGCGCTGGCTGCGATCGAACGCGACGTGGCCGCGTCGACGGAGCCGCCGACCGAGGTGGTGATGGACGAAAACGCCTGGCACGAGGACCTTTCGGCATACTTCGCCGACCATGACGAGATCCAGACCGGCGCGCGTGCCCGGGGTGCGGCCTATCTGCGCATCACCGAGGGCAAGGGCAAGTGGGAGGTGCGGCAGGTGATCGACGATCCCGCCGATGACCGCGACTGGGGGATCGACGCCGAGGTCGATCTGCGCGCCAGTGACGCCGCCGGTCAGGCCGTGATCGTCGTGCTCGGCCTCAACCGCATGGATTGA
- a CDS encoding alpha/beta hydrolase — translation MAWLLAVAAFAGVVLVWPRLAARNVWAVVGRAGMQALATVLAIVAVAATLNQQNGWYAGWGDLGHDMFGGNASKGVEQTNGANPADVLSTHSPGADQTAVQFAATRALTQQQLRLKANPGAAGQYVDVRVPRSDGRGGAVMIWLPQSYTDASQANRTYPVIEVFHGIPGGPRDWRHPIDIGRIVSRLAARREINPPIIVAPNYTPDGDDTECVNAPGSTMGTWLTQTVPDWVISHFRVQSSRNSWATMGLSAGGWCSAVTAMTTPQRYSAAIILGGYFSPLFGTGNPFGKAGIPAEYNLLQRERTDPPRIAAWVQIAGKDVLSGKVSKQFAENARAPMSVTSMTWPDMGHRMDVWIAAMPYALQWLGASFPAFSPSAAGGTGAPRTGLRHTTGQSPNPHPGPITATERRLRAAKPVVGTD, via the coding sequence GTGGCCTGGCTGCTTGCCGTGGCCGCTTTTGCCGGAGTGGTCCTGGTGTGGCCGAGGCTGGCGGCACGCAACGTATGGGCGGTCGTGGGCCGGGCCGGAATGCAAGCGCTCGCAACGGTTCTCGCTATCGTCGCCGTCGCTGCAACCCTGAACCAGCAGAACGGTTGGTATGCCGGGTGGGGTGACCTCGGTCACGACATGTTCGGTGGCAATGCCAGCAAGGGCGTCGAGCAGACGAACGGGGCGAACCCGGCAGACGTCCTGTCGACGCATTCGCCGGGCGCAGATCAGACGGCTGTGCAGTTCGCCGCGACCCGCGCTCTCACCCAGCAACAACTGCGACTGAAAGCAAACCCCGGTGCGGCCGGGCAGTATGTCGACGTCCGGGTGCCGCGGTCTGACGGACGTGGCGGCGCAGTGATGATCTGGCTGCCGCAGAGCTACACCGACGCGTCGCAGGCGAATCGCACCTATCCGGTGATCGAGGTCTTTCACGGCATCCCCGGCGGACCGCGCGACTGGCGCCACCCGATCGACATCGGGCGCATCGTCAGCCGGCTCGCCGCCAGACGTGAGATCAACCCGCCCATCATCGTCGCGCCGAACTACACGCCTGACGGTGATGACACCGAGTGCGTCAACGCGCCAGGCTCCACCATGGGCACCTGGCTGACGCAGACCGTGCCCGACTGGGTCATCAGCCACTTCCGCGTGCAGAGCAGCCGCAACTCCTGGGCGACGATGGGCCTCAGCGCCGGCGGGTGGTGTTCGGCGGTGACAGCGATGACCACGCCACAGCGGTACAGCGCCGCGATCATTCTCGGTGGCTACTTCAGCCCCCTGTTCGGCACCGGCAATCCCTTCGGCAAGGCAGGGATCCCAGCCGAGTACAACCTGCTGCAGCGGGAGCGGACCGACCCGCCGCGTATCGCCGCGTGGGTTCAGATCGCTGGCAAGGACGTCCTGTCGGGCAAGGTCAGCAAGCAGTTCGCCGAGAATGCGCGGGCGCCGATGTCGGTCACGTCGATGACCTGGCCGGATATGGGTCACCGCATGGATGTGTGGATCGCCGCCATGCCGTATGCACTTCAGTGGCTGGGCGCCAGCTTCCCCGCTTTCTCCCCGTCGGCTGCCGGCGGGACCGGTGCGCCACGGACCGGCCTGCGTCATACGACCGGGCAGTCGCCGAACCCGCACCCCGGACCGATCACCGCCACCGAGCGCAGGCTCCGTGCCGCCAAGCCGGTTGTTGGAACCGACTGA
- a CDS encoding putative quinol monooxygenase, whose protein sequence is MTFVNVGTLGVLPGKRDELVAILTRRSQVLADIGCQLYEVGINEAEPDAVFVVELWESEDAHTASLQLDSVRAAISEAMPLLSGKMGGLRFRVVGSPLRD, encoded by the coding sequence ATGACGTTCGTGAATGTGGGGACGCTCGGGGTTCTGCCCGGTAAGCGAGACGAGTTGGTGGCGATCCTGACGCGACGCAGTCAGGTGCTCGCCGACATCGGTTGTCAGCTGTATGAAGTCGGCATCAACGAGGCCGAGCCTGATGCGGTTTTCGTCGTCGAGTTGTGGGAGTCCGAGGACGCGCACACTGCCTCACTGCAACTGGACAGCGTGCGCGCCGCGATCAGCGAAGCGATGCCGTTGCTGTCCGGGAAGATGGGCGGTTTGCGTTTCCGGGTGGTCGGTTCACCGCTGCGCGACTGA
- a CDS encoding LCP family protein, with product MPTQRRRPRFLKAFLISLGTIVCVIVLAVGGLFLYLQYGLSHNITKASLLPDEPGSVTRNPVAGNAQNILLIGSDTRSGTIDNLQGNSDVIQLVHISNGDKKISVIDFPRDLYVAIPGYPMNKINWSYARGGAPLLVETLQNLLGVHIDHVAQIDFTGFADLTNDLGGVEVYVPQGYSEGGISAGTQNPIGFGSWTKGWHHMNGDQALGFVRERHQLTLGDIDRGVDEQEWIHAIVKKMLTPSVLLNPVKLVQATNDLTKNATVDQTMTVSYLDNLAVNLAQLNPSDVSYYTAPWSGFATNVDGDVDTVNMPQMKLLGQALNQDKMASYTYDEHAMQ from the coding sequence ATGCCGACTCAGCGCCGTAGGCCGCGATTTCTGAAGGCGTTCCTCATTTCGTTGGGGACGATCGTCTGCGTGATCGTGCTTGCTGTCGGCGGGCTCTTCCTCTATCTGCAGTACGGCTTGAGCCACAACATCACCAAGGCGAGTCTGCTGCCGGACGAACCCGGCTCGGTCACGCGCAATCCGGTGGCCGGAAATGCGCAGAACATCCTGCTGATCGGCTCCGATACCCGGTCGGGCACGATCGACAACCTGCAGGGCAATTCCGACGTCATCCAGCTGGTGCACATCAGCAACGGTGACAAGAAGATCTCCGTCATCGACTTCCCCCGCGACCTGTATGTCGCCATCCCGGGTTACCCGATGAACAAGATCAACTGGTCCTACGCCCGAGGTGGGGCGCCGCTGCTGGTCGAGACGCTGCAGAACCTGCTGGGCGTGCACATCGACCACGTGGCGCAGATCGATTTCACCGGATTCGCCGATCTGACCAACGACCTCGGCGGTGTCGAGGTCTACGTGCCGCAGGGGTACAGCGAGGGCGGCATCAGCGCCGGCACGCAGAACCCGATCGGTTTCGGCAGTTGGACCAAGGGCTGGCACCACATGAACGGGGATCAGGCACTGGGATTCGTGCGAGAGCGTCACCAGTTGACTCTTGGCGACATCGACCGAGGCGTCGATGAGCAGGAATGGATCCACGCGATCGTCAAGAAGATGCTGACGCCGTCGGTGCTGCTCAACCCGGTGAAACTGGTGCAGGCGACCAACGACCTGACCAAGAATGCCACCGTCGATCAGACGATGACGGTGTCGTATCTGGACAACCTGGCCGTGAATTTGGCGCAGCTGAACCCTTCGGACGTTTCGTACTACACCGCTCCGTGGAGCGGATTCGCCACCAATGTCGACGGTGATGTCGACACGGTGAACATGCCGCAGATGAAACTGCTCGGGCAGGCGCTGAACCAGGACAAGATGGCGAGTTACACCTACGACGAACACGCCATGCAATAG
- the treY gene encoding malto-oligosyltrehalose synthase → MRRHVTGTYRLQLHADFTFADAARRVGYFADLGVSHLYLSPILQAAPGSMHGYDVVDHSRISNDLGGLTGFEELAAAAHSRDLGLIVDVVPNHMAFVAPENLNRQVWQVLKDGRDAETAHWFDIDWKAGGGRIGIPVLGDTLDAVLEAGEITLDTLDGEPVLRYFDHVWPVNLGTENSTDISEIVQRQHYRLTSWRDKDDALNYRRFFEVDELIAVRVELPDVFDETHRLLLELHHRDLIDGFRIDHPDGLADPTAYLERLADRCERGTPIWVEKILEPGEQLPRSWKAAGTTGYDALRVIQLSLVDPTATPTLVQAWEECGGDASYDRVVDQAKRQVVAKSLGPEVDRLTRRAREALPDLDPERLRDAVVELLVAGEVYRAYVRPDHRLSTIARKRLTDAFSGAVHARPDLRDELEALIPLTVLAEDDAAATDFAIRLQQTWGPVMAKGIEDTTFYRWHEFIALNEVGSDPSAVGAASPLELHEWAAEQTEHWPRTMTTLSTHDTKRSEDVRARLLAIGGDPLSWQSISSATYAAAQGAGVDGPTAHLVWQTLVGVGDISAERLTSYLQKALREAKLHTAWVDGDQEYEQRVIDFALAAAARGPVRNAIDAALARNARAVRATVLGAKLLQLTAPGVPDTYQGCEAVNLSLVDPDNRRPVDFDHLSSALAADSTDPVADLSAAKLHVTTTALRLRRAQPNAFGPESSYRSIPSSSEHLLGFERSVQPGRIAGALGRGNRATIAALATRAPSRLSRDGGWANATLELEQGQWHDHISGTTHTSDGHLLVADVLGAWPVALLERSS, encoded by the coding sequence ATGCGTCGACACGTGACCGGCACCTACCGGCTCCAGCTCCATGCCGACTTCACCTTCGCCGACGCCGCGCGCAGAGTCGGCTACTTCGCGGATCTGGGTGTCTCACACCTTTACCTCTCGCCCATCCTGCAGGCGGCGCCCGGCTCGATGCACGGATACGACGTCGTCGACCACTCGCGCATCAGCAACGACCTCGGCGGGCTGACCGGTTTCGAGGAACTCGCCGCCGCTGCCCACTCCCGCGACCTCGGGCTGATCGTGGACGTCGTGCCCAACCACATGGCCTTCGTGGCGCCGGAAAATCTCAATCGCCAGGTCTGGCAGGTGCTCAAGGACGGCCGCGATGCGGAGACGGCGCACTGGTTCGACATCGACTGGAAAGCAGGAGGCGGCCGGATCGGCATACCTGTGCTCGGTGACACCCTCGACGCAGTGCTCGAGGCCGGCGAAATCACCCTGGACACGCTCGACGGCGAGCCGGTGCTGCGCTACTTCGATCACGTGTGGCCGGTCAACCTGGGGACCGAGAACTCCACCGACATCAGCGAAATCGTGCAGCGACAGCACTACCGGCTGACGTCGTGGCGTGACAAGGACGACGCGCTCAACTATCGCCGCTTCTTCGAGGTGGACGAACTCATCGCGGTGCGGGTCGAGTTGCCCGATGTCTTCGACGAGACGCACCGCCTGCTGCTCGAACTGCACCACCGCGACCTCATCGACGGCTTCCGCATCGATCACCCGGATGGCCTGGCCGACCCCACCGCCTATCTGGAACGTCTCGCCGATCGGTGCGAGCGTGGCACACCGATCTGGGTGGAGAAGATCCTCGAGCCCGGTGAGCAACTCCCCCGCAGCTGGAAGGCCGCGGGCACCACCGGGTATGACGCGCTGCGCGTCATCCAGCTGAGTCTCGTCGACCCGACTGCGACCCCGACCTTGGTGCAAGCGTGGGAAGAGTGCGGCGGGGACGCGTCATACGACCGCGTGGTTGATCAGGCCAAACGGCAGGTCGTTGCGAAATCCCTTGGCCCTGAGGTGGATCGGCTCACACGGCGTGCTCGCGAGGCACTGCCGGATCTGGACCCGGAGCGTCTGCGCGACGCGGTTGTCGAGCTGCTGGTTGCAGGTGAGGTCTATCGCGCATACGTCCGCCCCGACCACCGGCTGAGCACGATCGCACGCAAACGGCTGACGGACGCGTTCAGCGGCGCGGTCCATGCCAGGCCCGATCTGCGTGACGAGCTGGAGGCGCTGATCCCGCTGACCGTGCTCGCCGAAGACGACGCAGCCGCAACGGATTTCGCAATCCGGCTGCAACAGACCTGGGGGCCGGTGATGGCCAAGGGCATTGAGGACACGACGTTCTACCGCTGGCACGAATTCATCGCGCTCAACGAGGTCGGGAGCGACCCCAGCGCCGTCGGCGCGGCGTCGCCGCTCGAGTTGCACGAGTGGGCCGCCGAGCAGACCGAGCACTGGCCACGCACGATGACCACCCTGTCCACTCATGACACCAAACGCAGCGAGGATGTGCGCGCGCGACTGCTCGCGATCGGCGGCGATCCGCTGTCGTGGCAGTCGATTTCATCCGCGACGTATGCCGCAGCGCAGGGCGCCGGCGTCGACGGACCCACCGCACATCTGGTCTGGCAGACGCTCGTGGGTGTCGGTGACATCTCGGCGGAGCGGCTCACCAGCTATCTGCAGAAAGCACTGCGGGAGGCGAAGCTGCACACCGCCTGGGTCGACGGAGATCAGGAATACGAACAGCGGGTCATCGACTTCGCCCTCGCCGCCGCTGCAAGGGGCCCGGTGCGGAACGCCATCGACGCGGCGCTGGCACGCAACGCACGCGCTGTGCGCGCCACCGTGCTCGGCGCCAAACTACTGCAGCTGACCGCGCCAGGGGTTCCCGACACCTACCAAGGCTGCGAGGCAGTGAACCTGTCACTGGTCGACCCGGACAACCGGCGGCCGGTCGACTTCGACCACCTGTCATCGGCCCTGGCCGCGGATTCCACCGATCCTGTCGCCGACCTGTCGGCTGCGAAGCTGCACGTGACCACCACTGCGCTTCGGCTGCGGCGGGCACAACCGAACGCCTTCGGCCCCGAATCGTCATACCGCTCAATCCCTTCCAGCTCCGAGCACCTCCTCGGTTTCGAACGCTCCGTCCAGCCGGGCCGCATTGCCGGCGCACTCGGCCGCGGCAATCGCGCGACGATCGCAGCCCTTGCGACCCGGGCGCCAAGCCGGTTGAGCCGCGACGGTGGCTGGGCCAATGCGACGCTCGAACTCGAGCAAGGCCAATGGCACGACCACATCTCCGGCACCACCCACACCAGTGACGGACATCTGCTGGTCGCGGACGTCCTAGGAGCTTGGCCGGTCGCACTTCTGGAAAGGTCTTCATGA